A genomic window from Mycetohabitans rhizoxinica HKI 454 includes:
- a CDS encoding glycosyl hydrolase 2 galactose-binding domain-containing protein, with amino-acid sequence MWRLCTIAANAATRPRDLPPADASEWIDAPVPGTVGQALAAANRLTPLDASRLGEYDHWYRLPLRRGGARLIRFDGLAGIAQIWLNDTLLLQSTNMFVSQQVRIDPLPEDSALYLCFRSLARYLDTMPAPRRARWRTRLVDAPALRAVRISLFGHMPGWFPRIEPIGPWGAVAVIDTDADTAAQIVHHTLNASIEGCDGIVDATITFAAPVLGHLDAILDCEGHHVHLQRHDPFTLRARLTVPNARRWWPHTHGEPARYAVSLHLGGTTVALGYVGFRTIEVTRGHDGQGFALSVNALPVFVRGACWSTADPLGLRVSAHDYHTWLTLARDAGFNMIRVGGTMIYEDDAFYASCDELGLLVWQDFMFANFDYPCTAADFVTSVTLEASQFLARTAGRPSLAVLCGGSEIAQQASMVGLSDEQRDMPLTASLLAELAATHRRDVPYVSDTPSGQVLPFYPRTGISHYYGVGAYLRPLDDARRAAVRFASECLAFAHVPADATLAAIGSPSVHEPAWKMAVPRDPGAPWDFDDVRDHYLRELYRQDPTRLRGQDPSRYLELSRAVLADVVSETLVEWRRTASSCAGALLWQFQDVMPGAGWGIVDAFRRPKSAWYALKHVLQPQQVCLCDEGLNGLDVHVFNDSAAPLRGRLELVALRDATVPVARARCDLHIEPHDALQVSAAQCLGRFFDFTYAYRFGPREHDTVIASLYDHDNRLLAQSFYFPERTAPAVFERGDIGLSASLEQRDGQWWVNVGTRASARYVQITAPGLLPKDDWFHLAPGANVSVPLLPEPTLLHPLASFHSGTPHLDTHDGPGTIEIRAVNSNKIIRLRKPS; translated from the coding sequence ATGTGGCGCTTGTGTACTATTGCGGCCAACGCCGCCACCCGGCCACGTGATCTGCCACCTGCAGATGCGTCGGAGTGGATCGACGCACCCGTGCCTGGAACCGTCGGCCAGGCACTCGCAGCCGCGAACCGGCTCACGCCGCTGGATGCAAGCCGGCTAGGTGAATACGACCACTGGTACCGGCTACCGCTGCGACGCGGCGGCGCCCGCTTAATCCGGTTTGACGGGTTGGCGGGTATCGCGCAGATCTGGCTGAACGACACGTTGCTGCTGCAGTCGACGAACATGTTCGTCTCGCAACAGGTGCGCATCGACCCGCTGCCTGAGGACAGCGCGTTGTACCTATGCTTTCGGTCACTGGCCCGCTACCTCGATACCATGCCCGCGCCCCGACGCGCCCGCTGGCGCACGCGCCTGGTCGATGCGCCGGCGCTGCGGGCGGTACGAATCTCGCTGTTCGGCCACATGCCAGGCTGGTTCCCGCGCATCGAGCCAATCGGCCCGTGGGGCGCCGTGGCCGTCATCGATACTGACGCCGATACGGCCGCCCAGATCGTACACCACACGCTGAATGCCTCGATCGAAGGCTGCGATGGGATCGTGGACGCGACCATCACATTTGCCGCACCGGTTCTCGGCCATCTGGACGCGATCCTAGACTGCGAGGGCCATCATGTACATCTACAACGCCACGACCCGTTCACGCTGCGCGCGCGGCTCACCGTGCCGAACGCCAGACGATGGTGGCCGCACACGCATGGCGAGCCGGCGCGCTACGCCGTCTCGCTGCACCTGGGCGGCACGACCGTGGCATTGGGATACGTCGGATTTCGCACCATCGAGGTTACGCGTGGCCACGATGGGCAGGGCTTCGCGTTGTCCGTCAACGCGCTGCCGGTCTTCGTGCGAGGCGCGTGCTGGAGCACCGCCGATCCGCTGGGGTTGCGCGTGTCGGCGCACGACTATCACACATGGTTGACGCTGGCTCGGGACGCGGGATTCAACATGATCCGCGTCGGTGGCACCATGATTTACGAAGACGACGCATTTTATGCGTCGTGCGACGAACTGGGCTTGCTGGTCTGGCAAGACTTCATGTTCGCCAATTTCGACTATCCGTGCACCGCGGCTGATTTCGTCACATCGGTGACGCTGGAAGCCAGCCAGTTTCTCGCACGCACGGCGGGTAGGCCTTCGTTGGCCGTGCTATGCGGAGGCAGCGAAATCGCGCAGCAGGCATCCATGGTCGGTTTGAGTGACGAGCAACGCGATATGCCGTTGACCGCCAGCTTGCTCGCCGAGCTTGCCGCGACACATCGGCGCGACGTACCGTACGTATCGGACACGCCGTCCGGGCAGGTACTGCCATTTTATCCCCGCACGGGCATCTCGCATTACTATGGTGTCGGCGCCTATCTGCGGCCCTTGGACGATGCGCGCCGCGCGGCGGTCCGCTTCGCCAGCGAATGCCTGGCGTTTGCCCACGTTCCCGCAGATGCGACGCTTGCCGCAATCGGCTCGCCGTCGGTGCACGAACCCGCGTGGAAAATGGCCGTGCCGCGCGATCCCGGCGCGCCATGGGATTTCGACGACGTGCGCGATCATTACTTGCGCGAACTATATAGGCAAGACCCGACGCGGCTCAGAGGACAGGATCCATCACGCTACCTCGAACTATCGCGAGCCGTGCTCGCCGACGTCGTATCCGAGACACTGGTGGAATGGCGCCGCACCGCGTCCAGCTGCGCGGGCGCATTACTTTGGCAATTCCAGGACGTCATGCCAGGCGCCGGATGGGGCATCGTGGACGCGTTCCGGCGTCCTAAGTCGGCCTGGTATGCGCTCAAGCACGTGCTCCAGCCGCAGCAGGTGTGCCTGTGTGACGAAGGGCTGAATGGACTGGACGTGCACGTGTTCAACGACAGCGCCGCTCCGTTGCGGGGACGGCTGGAGTTGGTCGCATTGCGCGACGCCACCGTGCCGGTCGCACGGGCGCGTTGCGATCTTCATATCGAACCACACGACGCACTCCAGGTCAGCGCGGCGCAGTGCTTGGGGCGCTTCTTCGACTTCACCTACGCGTACCGGTTTGGTCCGCGCGAACACGACACGGTCATCGCGTCGCTGTACGACCACGACAATCGGCTGCTCGCACAATCGTTCTATTTCCCGGAACGTACCGCGCCGGCCGTGTTCGAACGCGGCGATATCGGTCTGAGCGCCTCACTGGAACAGCGTGACGGCCAATGGTGGGTCAACGTCGGCACGCGCGCGAGCGCGCGCTACGTGCAGATCACCGCGCCGGGCCTGCTGCCGAAGGACGACTGGTTCCATCTGGCGCCCGGCGCGAACGTGTCTGTCCCGCTGCTGCCGGAACCGACACTTTTGCATCCTCTTGCGTCATTTCATTCGGGAACCCCGCATCTGGACACGCACGACGGCCCGGGGACGATCGAAATACGCGCAGTCAATTCCAACAAAATCATTCGCTTGAGAAAACCATCGTGA